From Sporosarcina sp. FSL W7-1349, a single genomic window includes:
- a CDS encoding thiamine pyrophosphate-requiring protein, producing MEIKYTTSMALLEALHEAGVSYLFSNFGSDHPGIIEALAIAKREGKELPKVITCPHEMVALSAAHAYAQVSGKPQAVFVHVECGTQNLGAGLHNAWKGRVPVLVFAGSSPFTQEGELLGSRNEFIHWIQDVPDQRGIVRGYMKYDNEIRTGTNVKQLVHRALQIANSSPKGPVYLMGAREVMEETTTRVEINTEQWQPISAPAIAPKELDLLISDLQKAKNPLVITSYLGKNKAAVGELVKFCEAFAIPVIESVPNHMNFPSTNKLHCGYQWNSPEQNDLIEEADLIIVIDSDVPWIPLFNKPSEDCIVYYIDEDPLKEGMPLWYIPSKRFFEADAETALQQINAKIATVDIPKAEVDKRREKIEAYHNKQRTKWEQAEGFLEDRITAEYVTACIRELCDENTIIVNEGISNYQTSYTHLKRTVPGSILGSGAGGLGWNGGAAVGAKLADLSKTVVCITGDGSYMFSVPSSVHWLSRKYNAPFLTVIYNNRGWKSPKLSTLGVHPDGVANEENEFYVDFTPHADLSKVAEAAGGAYARKVENPADVKEVLREAFAAVKSGRSAVVDVYLPSIQEENNMKAGKEHATV from the coding sequence TTGGAAATTAAATACACAACTAGTATGGCTTTGTTAGAGGCCTTGCACGAAGCAGGAGTTTCCTATTTATTCTCCAATTTTGGGAGTGATCATCCTGGAATAATTGAAGCACTAGCCATAGCAAAACGAGAAGGAAAAGAGCTGCCAAAAGTGATTACCTGTCCACATGAAATGGTGGCATTAAGTGCAGCTCATGCTTATGCACAAGTAAGTGGAAAACCTCAAGCTGTTTTTGTTCATGTGGAATGTGGAACTCAAAACTTGGGGGCTGGTCTTCATAATGCTTGGAAAGGACGGGTGCCTGTACTAGTATTTGCGGGCAGTTCTCCATTTACACAAGAAGGCGAACTTCTTGGAAGTAGGAATGAATTTATTCATTGGATTCAGGATGTACCCGATCAACGAGGAATTGTAAGGGGTTACATGAAGTATGATAATGAAATTCGTACGGGGACAAATGTGAAGCAGTTGGTTCATCGTGCATTACAAATCGCCAATAGCAGCCCAAAAGGTCCTGTCTATCTAATGGGAGCACGGGAAGTGATGGAGGAGACAACAACCAGAGTTGAAATTAATACAGAACAATGGCAACCAATCTCCGCACCGGCCATAGCACCCAAAGAACTTGATCTACTGATAAGCGACTTACAAAAAGCAAAAAATCCACTCGTTATTACATCATATCTAGGAAAAAATAAAGCAGCAGTGGGGGAATTGGTGAAGTTTTGTGAAGCATTTGCCATTCCAGTTATAGAATCTGTCCCTAACCATATGAATTTCCCATCTACGAACAAACTTCATTGCGGGTATCAGTGGAACAGCCCAGAACAAAATGACTTGATTGAGGAAGCAGATCTCATTATCGTTATTGACAGCGACGTGCCCTGGATTCCGTTGTTTAATAAGCCTTCTGAAGACTGTATTGTCTACTATATTGATGAAGATCCTCTGAAAGAAGGCATGCCGCTATGGTATATCCCTTCCAAACGTTTCTTTGAAGCTGATGCAGAAACTGCACTTCAGCAAATCAATGCAAAGATTGCAACAGTAGACATCCCGAAGGCAGAAGTGGATAAACGCCGGGAGAAGATAGAAGCGTACCATAACAAGCAACGTACCAAATGGGAGCAAGCAGAAGGGTTTTTAGAAGATAGAATTACAGCGGAATATGTTACGGCATGTATCCGCGAGTTATGTGATGAAAACACAATTATTGTAAATGAGGGAATTTCCAATTACCAAACCTCCTACACGCATTTGAAGAGAACGGTTCCAGGTTCGATTCTAGGAAGTGGTGCCGGTGGCCTTGGTTGGAACGGGGGCGCGGCCGTTGGGGCAAAACTCGCAGATCTTTCCAAAACGGTTGTATGTATTACTGGAGACGGCTCTTATATGTTCAGCGTTCCTTCTAGTGTCCACTGGTTATCTAGAAAATATAACGCTCCATTTTTAACGGTTATTTATAATAATAGAGGTTGGAAATCGCCAAAACTATCAACACTTGGTGTCCATCCAGACGGAGTGGCAAATGAAGAGAATGAGTTTTATGTAGATTTCACTCCACATGCAGACTTATCAAAAGTGGCAGAAGCAGCAGGAGGCGCCTATGCAAGAAAAGTAGAAAATCCTGCGGATGTGAAAGAGGTGTTAAGAGAAGCTTTCGCAGCCGTCAAATCGGGTCGTTCTGCGGTAGTTGATGTTTACTTACCATCGATTCAAGAAGAAAATAATATGAAGGCGGGGAAAGAGCATGCAACAGTCTGA
- a CDS encoding LysR family transcriptional regulator, with amino-acid sequence MELRLLNYFRVVCEVLHFTRAAEKLGISQPTLSQQIRLLEDRLDTTLFFRVGKRIELTPAGVILLEHVNQIFLEIDCASEKIEELKGLHRGQLRIGSSGNHFLYSPLLSFHEKYPKIKLSVFDFTSEEIVQKVLNSELDIGAIFLPVYHEQLQTIPLFSSKLSVAVSYIHPFSNRDSIYMHELQLHPLFLLPKHYLLRQTIDKHCLELGFTLNPIVELSDIYSLIRMTQLHNGITIVPEIYAKDVADLPIKLLNIVDSLPTNEVGLIFRKGNFTSSAVQAFIDHLTNHYNVNK; translated from the coding sequence GTGGAATTACGCCTACTAAATTACTTTCGTGTTGTATGCGAAGTACTCCATTTCACAAGGGCAGCAGAGAAACTTGGTATTAGCCAGCCTACCCTGAGTCAGCAAATCCGTTTGCTTGAAGACCGGCTAGATACTACGCTTTTTTTCCGAGTTGGAAAAAGAATTGAATTAACGCCTGCCGGGGTTATTCTTCTTGAACATGTAAACCAAATTTTTCTGGAGATTGATTGTGCAAGTGAAAAAATTGAAGAGTTAAAAGGGTTACACCGTGGACAATTGCGAATTGGATCGTCCGGCAATCACTTTTTATATTCTCCTCTTCTATCCTTTCACGAAAAATATCCAAAGATAAAACTATCAGTATTTGATTTTACCTCTGAAGAAATTGTTCAAAAAGTGCTTAACTCTGAGCTGGATATTGGCGCAATTTTTTTACCCGTTTATCACGAACAGCTACAAACGATCCCACTATTTTCTTCTAAACTTTCTGTAGCTGTTTCGTATATTCATCCGTTCTCCAATAGAGATAGTATTTACATGCACGAATTGCAATTACACCCTCTCTTTTTATTGCCTAAACATTATTTGTTGCGTCAAACTATCGACAAGCATTGTTTAGAATTAGGGTTTACTTTAAATCCCATAGTTGAATTATCCGATATATACTCATTAATAAGGATGACCCAACTACATAATGGGATCACGATAGTACCGGAAATCTACGCAAAGGATGTCGCAGATCTTCCAATTAAACTACTGAATATAGTAGATTCACTGCCAACAAATGAAGTAGGCCTTATTTTTCGAAAAGGAAATTTTACTTCGTCGGCAGTCCAAGCGTTTATTGACCATTTAACAAATCATTATAATGTGAATAAATAG
- a CDS encoding dicarboxylate/amino acid:cation symporter, translating into MKKLWNTYLHTSLIVKITVALVLGVLAGFVMGEQASVLAPFGDLLIRLLTFLIIPLILFTLIVGINQTNIGNLGRMGGKVFTYYTLSSAIAIVVGLLIASLFHPGTGMQLEGTEQVDVPEHPDVISVLLNIVPSNIFSAFTELNLLGIIFTALAFGIAISAMRSSEPFKELGESLFTTITALNEASLLILRAILQYVPIGIFAIMAKTVGSQGLDTLASLGGMIGVFYLALIAHFLLYIVLMLLFGVKLGPFFKYGRTPIVTAFVTQSSAGTLPLSLNAAEQMKISNSLYSFSLPLGATINMDGAAIRIAVSAVFAANIAGTPLSFTDMLMVVLVGTLASIGTAGVPGAGIVMIATVFAQLGLPMEAVALLTAIDALIGMGATALNVTGDLVGTSLIDQHEKRRAIKKEKKAIR; encoded by the coding sequence TTGAAAAAGCTATGGAATACTTACTTGCATACTTCTCTGATCGTCAAAATTACAGTTGCCCTTGTTCTCGGGGTCTTGGCGGGCTTTGTTATGGGTGAGCAGGCTTCGGTATTGGCGCCGTTCGGTGATTTGCTGATTCGCTTGCTGACATTTCTCATCATCCCACTCATTCTGTTCACGCTCATTGTCGGGATCAATCAGACGAATATCGGAAACTTGGGACGGATGGGCGGTAAGGTATTCACTTATTACACATTGAGCTCAGCGATCGCTATTGTCGTTGGTCTTCTCATTGCAAGCCTATTTCATCCGGGGACGGGGATGCAGCTGGAAGGCACGGAGCAAGTTGATGTCCCGGAGCATCCCGATGTAATTAGCGTCTTGCTTAACATTGTGCCGTCGAATATCTTTTCCGCTTTTACGGAGCTCAATCTGCTCGGCATCATCTTCACAGCGCTGGCTTTCGGAATTGCAATTTCCGCCATGCGGTCTTCCGAGCCATTCAAGGAGCTCGGGGAAAGTTTATTCACAACTATTACGGCGTTGAATGAAGCGTCTTTACTCATTTTAAGAGCGATTTTACAATACGTGCCGATTGGCATCTTCGCCATTATGGCAAAGACGGTCGGAAGCCAAGGGTTGGATACGCTCGCCTCCCTCGGTGGCATGATCGGGGTTTTTTATCTTGCCTTGATTGCCCATTTTCTGTTGTATATCGTTCTTATGCTGCTGTTCGGCGTCAAGCTTGGCCCGTTTTTCAAATACGGACGCACGCCGATTGTCACCGCCTTTGTCACCCAGAGCAGTGCAGGGACGTTGCCTTTGTCGTTGAACGCGGCGGAACAGATGAAAATTTCCAACAGTCTCTATAGTTTCAGTCTACCGCTCGGAGCGACCATCAATATGGACGGGGCCGCCATCCGGATTGCGGTTTCTGCCGTGTTTGCCGCGAATATCGCCGGCACCCCGCTAAGTTTTACGGATATGCTGATGGTCGTACTCGTCGGAACGCTCGCCTCAATCGGCACGGCGGGAGTCCCGGGAGCAGGAATCGTCATGATCGCCACCGTGTTCGCCCAACTTGGACTGCCTATGGAAGCTGTCGCTTTATTGACCGCGATTGACGCATTGATCGGCATGGGCGCCACTGCTTTGAACGTGACCGGTGATTTGGTCGGAACGAGTCTCATTGATCAACATGAAAAAAGACGTGCCATAAAGAAAGAGAAAAAGGCAATCCGGTAA
- a CDS encoding purine/pyrimidine permease, producing the protein MKQLAGGLQWAIFLIASSIAAPIAIAHIFGMDPIDTSLFMQRTILILGIAGLLQVLIGHRLPINEGPAGLWWGIFVVYAGMVGVFYHTTTEALQALQSGMLYSGVLFILCAATGLVEKMKRLFTPAITFTYLLLLILQLSGTFLKGMLGVETMEDRLDLAIVAGSLVVLFITFLAMGNKRPWISKYAVLLSILFGWGIFLLIGKAPSLVQGSKPIIQLPGLFVFGPPVWDGGVFVTALFITILLIANLLASVRVMEQMLKHSFSIQPPDRVRQGSFISGISHLLAGLFSAIGPVPISGAAGFVGTTRMASRLPFLIGSILVILITFFPSIMSGFAALPAPVAYAVTFAIFTKMVSMAFEELDADPEKERARKAVAFGLMVGVGMMFVPAASFSDLPAVLAATLSNGLIVGTIVAILIEQALIRKSKGKE; encoded by the coding sequence ATGAAACAACTTGCTGGAGGCCTGCAGTGGGCGATCTTCCTGATTGCATCGTCCATTGCGGCCCCTATTGCCATCGCGCATATTTTTGGCATGGATCCGATCGATACGTCGCTTTTCATGCAACGGACAATCCTGATTCTCGGCATCGCGGGTCTCCTTCAAGTGCTGATCGGCCATCGGTTGCCGATCAATGAAGGGCCCGCCGGACTATGGTGGGGCATCTTTGTCGTCTACGCGGGAATGGTCGGCGTCTTTTACCATACAACGACGGAAGCTCTGCAAGCTTTACAAAGCGGAATGCTATACAGCGGCGTCCTGTTCATCCTATGCGCGGCTACGGGGCTTGTTGAAAAGATGAAGCGGTTATTCACACCTGCGATCACCTTCACGTACTTACTGCTGCTCATCTTGCAATTAAGCGGGACCTTTTTGAAAGGGATGCTTGGTGTCGAAACGATGGAGGACCGCCTTGACTTGGCAATTGTGGCGGGCAGCTTGGTCGTTCTTTTCATCACCTTTCTCGCCATGGGGAATAAACGGCCTTGGATTTCAAAATACGCAGTCCTCCTATCCATCTTGTTCGGGTGGGGAATCTTCCTATTGATCGGTAAAGCCCCTTCGCTCGTTCAAGGGTCAAAACCGATCATTCAACTGCCTGGCTTGTTCGTTTTCGGCCCCCCTGTCTGGGACGGCGGCGTTTTCGTCACAGCGTTGTTTATCACGATTCTGCTGATCGCCAATCTTCTTGCTTCTGTCCGTGTCATGGAACAAATGTTGAAGCATTCCTTTTCCATACAACCGCCTGATCGGGTACGGCAGGGTTCATTCATTTCAGGCATCAGTCATCTTCTCGCGGGTCTGTTCTCTGCCATCGGTCCGGTTCCTATCTCAGGGGCGGCCGGCTTTGTCGGCACGACGCGAATGGCGTCCCGGCTTCCGTTCCTGATCGGCAGTATCCTCGTCATCCTGATTACATTCTTTCCGAGCATCATGTCCGGATTTGCTGCATTGCCGGCGCCCGTTGCCTATGCCGTGACATTTGCCATATTCACAAAAATGGTCTCCATGGCTTTCGAAGAACTCGATGCAGACCCGGAGAAGGAGAGAGCGCGAAAAGCGGTTGCATTCGGCCTTATGGTCGGAGTTGGGATGATGTTCGTCCCGGCTGCCAGCTTTTCGGATTTGCCCGCAGTCCTGGCGGCTACGCTCTCCAACGGATTGATTGTCGGGACAATTGTCGCAATCCTGATCGAGCAGGCATTGATTCGAAAAAGTAAGGGGAAGGAATAA
- a CDS encoding YciI family protein, giving the protein MQFIVMAYDGTDDEALSRRLRAREQHLQSVTQRAEAGEHLYGAALLDDDGKMIGSMMVVEYPSRKELDHWLKVEPYVLGDVWRKIEIKPCQVPPAFLK; this is encoded by the coding sequence ATGCAATTCATTGTAATGGCGTATGATGGCACGGACGACGAAGCGCTAAGCCGCAGATTGCGGGCGCGGGAACAACATTTGCAATCGGTTACTCAACGAGCTGAGGCAGGCGAGCATTTATACGGAGCGGCCTTACTCGATGACGATGGCAAGATGATCGGTTCCATGATGGTGGTGGAGTATCCATCCCGTAAAGAGTTGGATCATTGGCTAAAAGTGGAACCTTATGTGCTCGGGGATGTATGGCGGAAGATTGAAATTAAACCATGCCAAGTGCCCCCTGCCTTTCTGAAATGA
- the thiD gene encoding bifunctional hydroxymethylpyrimidine kinase/phosphomethylpyrimidine kinase → MNVPRALTIAGSAARGGAGIQADLKTFQEFDVFGVSAVTAIVARHPKTEQRVFPQSLEAIEAQLVTIEEDIGMDTMKTGMLFTKEIISFVANWISQTDVKSVVVDPVMIGKMGSALLKEDAMEAMRSELLPLATIITPNMPEASYLLNNMELHTVDDLKEAAKRLRSLGPKYVLVKGGRLDGPAVDVLYDGEQFDLLEAPRIDTIHTNGAGCTYSAAIAAGLAKGQEVRDAVREAKKFITAGIRHSLTFKQGVGPLYHAAYEKYGEIDCIVTTEKSVEPVM, encoded by the coding sequence ATGAATGTACCGCGAGCGTTGACCATTGCTGGTTCGGCGGCACGTGGCGGAGCCGGCATTCAAGCAGATTTGAAGACATTCCAGGAGTTTGACGTGTTTGGCGTTTCCGCCGTTACTGCAATTGTCGCGAGACATCCAAAAACGGAACAAAGAGTTTTTCCTCAATCGTTGGAAGCGATTGAAGCGCAGTTGGTTACAATCGAAGAAGATATCGGTATGGATACCATGAAAACTGGGATGTTGTTTACGAAGGAAATCATCTCCTTTGTCGCCAACTGGATTTCCCAAACGGATGTCAAAAGCGTAGTGGTGGATCCAGTGATGATCGGGAAAATGGGTTCGGCTTTATTGAAAGAGGATGCGATGGAAGCGATGCGTTCTGAATTATTGCCGCTCGCCACAATTATCACGCCCAATATGCCGGAAGCCTCCTATTTGCTAAATAATATGGAACTGCATACCGTCGACGATTTGAAAGAGGCGGCTAAACGTTTGCGGAGCCTTGGACCGAAGTATGTATTGGTCAAAGGGGGACGATTGGATGGACCGGCCGTGGATGTGTTATACGACGGAGAACAATTTGATTTATTGGAAGCTCCGCGCATTGATACTATCCATACGAATGGAGCGGGATGCACGTATTCGGCAGCTATTGCAGCAGGACTTGCAAAAGGGCAAGAGGTGCGGGATGCTGTGAGGGAAGCGAAGAAATTCATCACTGCCGGAATCCGGCATTCGCTCACGTTCAAGCAAGGGGTCGGCCCTTTGTATCATGCCGCGTACGAAAAGTATGGCGAAATAGATTGTATTGTCACTACAGAAAAAAGCGTTGAGCCTGTTATGTAA
- a CDS encoding aldehyde dehydrogenase family protein yields MEKYIGLDQQFIAGQWREGTGKSVYQNKNPYTQEVIQEIYMASQEDIDEAYESAAKVQKEWEQVNAFQKSEIMENAVRIMKERREELVEWLMTEGGSSFIKANVEVDFCIAITREAASFPMRMGGEMVPSLVPGKENRLFRKPLGVLGVISPFNFPMYLSMRSIAPALAVGNGVVLKPDEQTAMTGGILLAKIFEEAGLSEGLFNVVIPSIEEVGDGFVDHPIPRMISFTGSTPVGKHIGALCGKNVKKVALELGGNNALIVLEDADLDKAVHSAIFGKFMHNGQICMAINRIIVQETVRDAFLEKFIEAAKKIPVGDPFNKENMIGPLINPGAVERILGEIEKAKQQGAEVVLEGKVEGSVMHPTILTSDTNDVATAQNEMFGPVVTVIPFATEEDAIRIANDTQYGLSGAVHAGSIEKGVQVALKLETGMVHVNDQSVNDEPLIAFGGEKESGIGRFGGRWSLDEFTTYQWISTQDVTREYPF; encoded by the coding sequence GTGGAGAAGTATATTGGGCTAGATCAACAATTTATAGCTGGGCAATGGCGCGAGGGTACGGGGAAATCGGTTTATCAAAACAAGAATCCGTATACGCAGGAAGTCATCCAGGAAATTTATATGGCGAGCCAAGAAGATATAGATGAGGCCTATGAATCGGCCGCGAAGGTACAGAAGGAATGGGAGCAAGTCAATGCGTTCCAGAAATCTGAGATTATGGAGAATGCCGTTCGCATTATGAAGGAGCGTCGGGAAGAGCTAGTGGAGTGGTTGATGACTGAAGGGGGATCTTCATTCATCAAAGCGAATGTGGAAGTGGACTTCTGCATTGCCATCACACGGGAGGCCGCCAGTTTCCCAATGCGGATGGGCGGTGAAATGGTCCCGTCCCTTGTACCTGGAAAGGAAAACCGGCTGTTCCGCAAACCGTTAGGCGTATTGGGGGTCATCAGTCCATTCAACTTTCCGATGTATCTCTCGATGCGTTCGATAGCACCTGCATTGGCCGTAGGGAATGGGGTTGTGCTGAAGCCGGACGAGCAAACGGCAATGACGGGCGGTATACTTCTCGCGAAAATATTTGAAGAAGCCGGATTGTCGGAAGGTTTGTTCAATGTGGTCATCCCCTCGATTGAAGAGGTGGGCGATGGATTTGTCGACCATCCGATTCCACGGATGATTTCCTTCACAGGTTCCACCCCTGTCGGAAAGCATATTGGGGCGCTCTGCGGAAAAAACGTCAAGAAAGTGGCTTTGGAGCTTGGGGGCAACAATGCTTTGATTGTTTTGGAAGATGCAGACTTGGACAAAGCGGTCCACTCCGCGATTTTCGGCAAGTTTATGCATAATGGACAAATCTGCATGGCCATCAACCGGATCATCGTCCAAGAGACTGTCCGGGACGCTTTCTTGGAGAAATTCATCGAAGCCGCTAAGAAAATCCCGGTTGGGGATCCGTTTAATAAAGAAAATATGATCGGCCCTTTGATCAACCCGGGAGCAGTGGAACGGATTCTCGGAGAAATTGAAAAGGCGAAACAGCAAGGCGCCGAAGTCGTGCTGGAAGGGAAGGTGGAAGGCAGCGTCATGCACCCGACTATCCTGACATCTGATACGAATGATGTTGCCACGGCCCAGAATGAAATGTTCGGTCCGGTGGTTACGGTCATCCCATTTGCGACAGAAGAAGATGCAATCCGGATTGCCAATGATACGCAATATGGGCTAAGCGGTGCGGTCCATGCAGGTTCCATAGAAAAAGGCGTCCAAGTGGCACTTAAGCTGGAAACCGGAATGGTGCATGTGAACGACCAAAGCGTTAACGATGAACCGCTGATTGCATTCGGTGGAGAAAAGGAATCCGGAATCGGACGCTTCGGCGGCAGATGGTCACTGGATGAATTCACAACCTACCAGTGGATTTCGACACAAGATGTGACAAGGGAATACCCGTTTTAA
- a CDS encoding DUF2971 domain-containing protein — translation MKERLLAFLKRGDTKGALAYKNKDIPDLLYKFYPLLDERFANYEQVNENRLALLGENEFWMSSYSNLNDPYEFKALLYEEAHLAPKDLHSDALYQFIKERQSHYGIGCFSTNFSRNMPMWAHYANNHKGYCVEYEVVDPRYIFKVFYEEKRQRTTFLFPSAIQEIQEVEQGKRRRISNNTEVIFLLLFLTNFMKHETWSYEDEYRILYNFHRNIGEGRTISNGKLGIWPKSIYLGLAISDDHRSALIEIAKKLQCAVYQMKLDDNSELFELTTNQIG, via the coding sequence GTGAAAGAGCGATTGCTGGCGTTTTTGAAACGCGGAGATACGAAAGGGGCCCTGGCTTATAAGAATAAAGATATCCCCGACTTGCTTTATAAATTTTACCCTCTGTTGGACGAGCGGTTTGCCAATTATGAACAGGTAAACGAAAATCGTCTTGCTCTGTTAGGGGAAAATGAGTTTTGGATGTCTTCGTACTCGAACTTAAATGATCCGTATGAATTTAAAGCCTTGCTTTATGAAGAGGCCCATTTGGCTCCTAAGGACCTGCATTCCGATGCCTTATACCAATTCATCAAAGAGCGGCAGAGCCATTATGGAATCGGCTGTTTTAGCACGAATTTCAGTCGGAATATGCCGATGTGGGCCCATTATGCAAATAATCATAAAGGGTATTGTGTGGAATACGAAGTGGTCGATCCGCGGTATATTTTTAAAGTGTTTTATGAAGAGAAGCGGCAGAGAACTACTTTTTTATTTCCATCGGCGATTCAGGAAATCCAGGAGGTTGAGCAAGGAAAAAGGCGCAGGATCTCTAATAATACAGAAGTGATTTTCCTTCTTCTGTTCTTAACCAATTTCATGAAGCATGAAACCTGGTCTTATGAGGATGAATATCGGATTTTATACAATTTCCACCGCAATATCGGCGAAGGGCGGACAATTTCTAATGGGAAATTGGGGATTTGGCCGAAAAGCATTTACCTCGGCTTGGCGATCAGTGATGATCATCGTTCCGCTTTAATTGAGATTGCAAAAAAACTCCAATGTGCGGTGTATCAGATGAAATTGGATGACAACAGTGAGTTATTTGAGCTGACGACAAATCAGATTGGTTGA
- a CDS encoding YjcZ family sporulation protein, whose protein sequence is MGAGTGGYGGYGQGAGFYLIVVLFILLIIVGASWVGGGY, encoded by the coding sequence ATGGGTGCAGGTACAGGCGGATATGGCGGCTATGGCCAGGGAGCAGGATTTTATCTAATCGTGGTCCTTTTCATCCTTCTGATTATTGTCGGTGCTTCTTGGGTAGGTGGCGGTTATTAA
- a CDS encoding hydantoinase B/oxoprolinase family protein, with the protein MRNEDLILSQVVGGSLDAVAREMSATVTRTARSPLFNEAHDFTTGVFDLSGKKSRLVAQAPGCTLHLYAVVGAVDHLLDAFRYDLHPGDILLVNDPYHGGSHSLDWTIVMPVFYNRKPVLLPAVRSHMGDNGGPVAGGYNPRSQDIWHDGLRIPPLKIYERGEKRQDVFDLIVANNRLSHWLEGDLNAMIGACKVAAERIQSMLDKYGAEKVVKAIDHRIQYTENRVRDEIGSWPDGTYVGETFADHDFQGNRDIKVKATVTVDGSDLHIDFTGSSPQVKGFINSPLSNTTSFAFVGISTCCDEDIPINEGYMNPVTVTAPEGTVVNPRLPAPCGHATACVGAEIAEAVLEAISQCAPTRVGVNAHKLPLAYSHGKYDDGKPWVNLNFYGYTGGAGAAYETDGWGLYPPVMTGVILPSIEMNEVQYPSRVLKHEYMSDFTGVGRWRGTPGLDVQIQHLKESSTSVMMAGVRNTTKGYCEGKNAPSNKVIVNYGTAEAQVIEETAFEVKMPEEGIIQFYRAGGGGWGDPLERDPAKVLDDVLNEFVSMESALHDYGVVIDPKTRTIDVAETKRVRASWNSQKK; encoded by the coding sequence ATGAGAAACGAGGACTTGATTTTATCACAGGTAGTCGGAGGGTCTCTTGATGCGGTTGCAAGGGAAATGAGTGCGACCGTGACAAGGACGGCCCGTTCCCCACTGTTTAATGAAGCGCATGATTTCACGACAGGTGTCTTTGACCTTTCCGGCAAGAAATCCCGGCTCGTTGCCCAAGCACCGGGCTGCACATTGCATCTCTATGCAGTGGTGGGAGCGGTGGATCACTTATTGGATGCGTTCCGCTATGACCTTCATCCAGGTGATATTTTACTCGTCAATGATCCATATCACGGCGGCTCGCACAGTTTGGACTGGACGATTGTCATGCCTGTTTTTTATAACCGGAAACCTGTTCTGCTGCCGGCCGTCCGAAGCCATATGGGGGACAACGGAGGGCCTGTCGCAGGAGGATATAATCCGCGTTCGCAAGACATTTGGCACGATGGACTCCGCATTCCTCCTTTGAAAATTTATGAACGCGGGGAAAAGCGGCAGGACGTCTTTGACTTAATTGTCGCCAATAATCGCCTTTCCCATTGGCTGGAAGGAGATCTGAACGCGATGATCGGCGCGTGTAAAGTGGCGGCTGAACGTATTCAGTCCATGCTGGATAAGTATGGGGCCGAGAAAGTGGTCAAAGCCATTGATCATCGAATTCAATATACAGAAAACAGGGTACGAGATGAGATAGGCAGCTGGCCGGACGGCACGTATGTAGGAGAAACGTTTGCCGATCATGATTTTCAAGGGAATCGTGACATTAAAGTGAAGGCTACGGTTACTGTGGACGGCAGCGATCTGCATATCGACTTCACCGGATCTTCGCCGCAAGTGAAAGGGTTCATTAATAGCCCGTTGTCGAATACAACGTCATTTGCCTTTGTCGGGATTTCGACTTGCTGCGATGAAGACATTCCAATCAATGAAGGCTATATGAACCCTGTTACGGTGACGGCACCGGAAGGGACAGTGGTGAATCCGCGTCTGCCGGCGCCATGCGGGCATGCCACGGCATGTGTTGGGGCGGAGATTGCGGAAGCTGTACTGGAAGCGATCTCCCAGTGTGCTCCAACCAGAGTGGGGGTCAATGCCCACAAGCTGCCGCTGGCCTATTCCCATGGAAAATACGATGATGGCAAACCGTGGGTCAATCTGAATTTCTATGGATATACAGGCGGTGCGGGTGCAGCCTATGAAACAGACGGTTGGGGCCTTTATCCACCTGTTATGACGGGTGTTATCCTTCCGTCTATTGAAATGAATGAAGTACAATATCCAAGCCGCGTCTTGAAACATGAATACATGAGTGACTTTACAGGTGTCGGACGTTGGAGAGGTACGCCAGGCTTGGATGTGCAAATTCAACATCTCAAGGAGAGTTCCACCAGTGTCATGATGGCGGGCGTCCGAAATACGACAAAAGGATATTGCGAGGGCAAGAACGCACCGTCGAATAAAGTCATCGTCAATTACGGAACAGCCGAAGCGCAAGTGATTGAAGAAACCGCCTTTGAAGTGAAAATGCCGGAAGAGGGAATCATCCAATTTTACCGGGCCGGCGGCGGTGGCTGGGGAGATCCATTGGAAAGAGACCCTGCCAAAGTACTGGATGATGTGTTGAATGAATTTGTCAGCATGGAATCGGCGCTGCATGACTATGGCGTTGTCATCGATCCGAAAACCCGTACGATCGATGTTGCCGAAACAAAGCGGGTCCGGGCTTCCTGGAATTCCCAAAAAAAGTGA